In Colwellia sp. M166, a genomic segment contains:
- the ilvN gene encoding acetolactate synthase small subunit, translated as MRRILAILLENEAGSLSRIVGLFSQRAFNIESLTVAPTEDPSLSRITIATKGNDKILEQIVKQVNKLIDVIKITDLTERSHVERELLLIKVLAMSDKSRTEVKRITDIFRGAIIDIGKQTYTIELTGDAEKINAFISALANETEIIESVRSGCVGIARGEKALRVKQ; from the coding sequence ATGCGCAGAATTTTAGCCATATTATTAGAAAACGAAGCTGGATCACTGTCTCGCATTGTTGGCCTGTTTTCACAACGAGCATTTAACATTGAGAGTTTAACCGTTGCCCCCACGGAAGATCCGAGCTTATCTCGTATTACCATAGCAACTAAGGGTAATGACAAAATACTTGAACAAATAGTTAAGCAAGTCAACAAACTTATTGATGTCATAAAAATTACTGATCTAACTGAAAGAAGTCATGTCGAGCGAGAATTATTACTCATTAAAGTATTAGCCATGAGTGATAAATCACGTACCGAAGTAAAACGTATAACAGATATATTTAGAGGCGCAATTATCGACATAGGTAAACAAACCTACACTATTGAGTTAACCGGTGACGCAGAAAAAATTAATGCCTTTATCAGCGCATTAGCCAATGAAACAGAGATCATTGAATCAGTCAGATCAGGATGTGTTGGTATTGCTCGTGGTGAAAAAGCATTAAGAGTAAAGCAGTAA